The Marivirga salinae DNA window AATCTGCTCTTTAGTAGCATTTGTAAAACCACTTTTCTCAGCTTTCTCGAGTTTTGCTTTAATCCAGTCAATTTCCTTCTGTTGGTTTCTTGCTTGTCGGATTAAGTCATTCACTAATTCGCTTTTACTAGAATACTCTTGACTGTCGACTTGTGATTTT harbors:
- a CDS encoding ribbon-helix-helix domain-containing protein, with protein sequence MARQSISFTKPNDEWLKSQVDSQEYSSKSELVNDLIRQARNQQKEIDWIKAKLEKAEKSGFTNATKEQILAQSKSDLHG